The DNA sequence CACGCCCGGTCTGATCGCCGTGCTCACGCCGATCGCGGTCGGCTTCACGTTCGGCGTCGGCGCGCTCGGCTCGTTCCTCGCGGGCGCGATCGGCACGGGCACGCTGATGGCGGTGTTCCTGGCCAACTCCGGTGGCGCGTGGGACAACGCGAAGAAGCTGGTCGAGGACGGCCACCACGGCGGCAAGGGCAGCGAGGCCCACGCCGCGACGGTGATCGGCGACACGGTCGGCGACCCGTTCAAGGACACCGCGGGCCCGGCGATCAACCCGCTGTTGAAGGTGATGAACCTGGTGGCGCTGCTCATCGCGCCCGCGGTCGTCAAGTTCAGCTACGGAGAGGACAAGAGCGTCGCCATGCGCGTCCTGATCGCGGCCCTGTCCATCGCGGTCATCGTCGGCGCGGTGTACGTGTCCAAGCGGCGCGGCATCGCCGTCGGTGACGAGGAGAACCCGGGGAAGGTCGCCAGCTCGGCCGACCCCGCGATCGTCTCGTAGCCGGTCTTTCCGTCCCAACACGGGGGCGGGTGGCGCCTTTTGAGGCGCTGCCCGCCCCTCGTGCGTGTCGGCGGCGCCTCCCGGCGCCTCCCGTGAGCCTTCTCTCGCCCCGCGCCCCTTGGTGCAAATGGCTGCAATAGCGGTGGTACCGGACGCCCGGCGTGCGGTCACCGCCCCCTCGACGTGTAAGTTCCGGGGCCGAGAGCCATGGAAGGGACCAATCCGGTGAACAAGAAGCTCGCGGCCGCACTGTCCGGCGGTGCGGTACTGGTACTGGCGCTGTCGGGGTGCTCGGACGACGACGGCAACAAGAAGCTGGACGACTGGGCCAAGAAGGTCTGCGACACGGCCGTACAGGCCCAGTCGAAGAAGATCGCGGACGCCAACGCGGCGATCAAGAAGCAGACCGCGGACAACAGCTCGCCGGAGGAAGTGAAGAAGACCGACTCGCAGGCGTTCCAGGACATCTCCGACGCCTACAAGGAGCGCAGCGCCGCCCTGAAGAAGGCGGGCGCGCCGCCGGTCGACGACGGCGAGAAGAAGCTGAACGCCGCCGTGAAGGAGCTGGACGGCCTCTCCAAGTCGTACGCGGGCCTCAAGACGCAGACCGACAAGCTCGACACGAAGAACCAGTCGGCCTTCGCGGACGACCTCGCCAAGGTCGCCGAGGAGCTGGGCAAGCTCAGCAAGAGCGAGAACACGGCCCAGAAGCAGCTGGAGGCCGGGGACGTCGGCAAGGCCATGCGCGAGCAGGACAGCTGCAAGGCCGGAAGCTCGCCTTCGGCCAGCTGACGGCTCGGCAGGTCGCGGGGCTCGTCGGCGCGTCGGGGCGGCGGCTGTAGAGCTGGGCGACCAGGGCACGGCGACCAGAGCCCGGCGACCCCGCCCGTGCGGTGTGATGAAGGGCGCCTCCTCGGCAGGGAGCGCCCTTCTCGCGCCCTTCTCGCGTCCTACGTACGCACCGCCGTGGCCACCACCGTCGTGTACCGCATCGTGAAGCCGCCTCCTGCCGCGTCCACGGCGGCTCCGACGCCCGCGAGGACCTCCTCCAGGCGGGCGGCCGGGAGGCCGGTGTGGCCCCCGGTCGTGGGCAGCTGGTCCAGCCACTCGTCCCTGGTGTAGTCCCGCTCCCAGGTGAAGCGCCACTCCTCCGGCGCGCCGAACGCGCTCGCCGCACGCATCCCGTCGGCGGCCTTCAGGACGAGCGCCGCGTACGCGTCTCCGGCGGACATCGTCCACTGGCGGGCGGCGAGCGAGTCGGGCAGCACGCGGCTGTAGACCCCCGCGAAGGCCTCCATGAGGCCGGCCGGGGGCTCGCCCGCGTTCCAGAACACGGCGAGGCGGCCGCCGGGCCGCAGCGTCCGGGCCGCCTTCGCCGCGCCCGCCACCGGGTCCACCCAGTGCCACGCCTGGCCGGAGACGACCGCGTCGAAGGCCCGCCCGGCCGGTTCCCAGCCCTCGAACGCCGCCACCTCCACCGAGAGGCCGCGCCGCCGCGCCAGGGCCGCCATCCGCGCGTCCGGCTCGACCCCGAGCACCCGGCATCCGGTCGCCTGGAACTGGCGGGCGGCGATACCGGTCCCCGTGCCGACGTCGACGACATCGGGTCCCGGGCTCGCGGCGACGACGCGGTCCACCAGGTCCTGGGGGTAGCCGGGCCGGGCCCGGTCGTAGCGGTCGGCGTCCGCACCGAACGACTCGGCCACGTCGCGATGTTGATGGGGCGTCGGCTCGCTGGGAGGGCCCTGCTCCGCTGGCCCCGGCGGTAAAGTGGGCATGCGCCCACTATGAGTGGGCGCTCGCCCACTCGTCAACGGCCCGGCAGCCGAAGGCCGCAGCGCCCTAGAAGCAGCCCGTAAGTGCCCGTAAGTGCCCGCTAGTAAAGGAGAGGCCCCGGTGCCCACAGGAGTCGCCATCCGCGACGCGCGCGAGCAGCTCTTCGACGCCGCCGAGCGCGTCCTGCTCCGGGACGGGCCGAGCGCGCTGACCAGCCGGGCGGTCACCACGGAGGCGGGCTGTGCCAAGGGCGTGCTGCACCGGCACTTCGCCGACTTCGACGCCTTCCTCGCCGAACTGGTCCTGGACCGCGTCGCCCGCGTCGACCGTCAGGCCGCCGTGCTGCGCGCGTCCGCCGGGACCGGCACCGTCGTCGGCAACCTCAGCGGCGCCCTGACGGAGCTGTTCGGCTCGGTCGCCGTGGCGGTGGTCGGCCTCGTGACCTCGCGCGACGAGCTGCGCGCCCGGCTGCGGCAGGTGCGGCCCACCGGGGTGCCGGTGCTCGCGGAGGCCACCGCCATGGTCGTCGCGTACCTCTGCGCCGAGCGCGAACGGGGCCGTCTCGCGGCCTACGCCGACGTCGACACGCTCGCGCCCACGCTGATCGGCGCCGGGCACCTGCTGTTCGCCGACCGGAAGGGCGCCCCGCCGGAGCCCGAGGCCGTCGAGAAAGTCGTGCGTACGGTCGTCGCGGGCGTTGTGCGCGGACCGTCTGCCTGAGCACGGGTCACAATGTGGGCGTGAGCTATGGCCTGCCTTTGTCTGAACGTTCCGATGTCACCGCCCGCCTCAGGGAGGCCCTCCTGGGGGCCGACTTCACCGCGGACGGACTCCTCGAACTCCTGGGGGCGTCCGCGTACGCCGCACTCGCGCGCAGCGAGACCGTGCCCGCGCTGCGGGCCACCCGGGGCGACGGCGACCTGGAGACGCTCGTACGGCTCTTCCTGTTGCAGCGCTCCGTGCCTCGCGCGCGCGTGGAGCGCGTGCTGCCCGTCGGCCCCCTCCTGGAGAGCGGTTGGCTCGCGGAGGACCGCGCGGCGGGCGAGGGCGGCGACCTCAAGGCCACCGTCGACGTACGCCCGTACGGAGGGCCCGACGGCGAGGACTGGTTCATCGTCTCTGACCTGGGGTGCGCGGTCGGCGGGGCCGGGGGCATCGGCAGCCGTGACGAAGGCGTGGTGCTCGGCGTCGGCGGCGCTTCCACGACGCTCGCCGGGGTCACCGTGCGCACACCCGTGGCCAGTGCCCTCGATGTCGGTACGGGCTCCGGCATCCAGGCCCTGCACGCCGCCCAGCACGCCACCCGCGTCACCGCGACCGACCTCAACCCCCGTGCCCTGCACATCACCCGGCTCACGCTCGCGCTCTCCGGGGCACCGGACGCGGACCTGCGGGAGGGCTCGCTGTACCAGCCGGTCGAGGGCGAGACGTACGACCTCATCGTGTCCAACCCGCCGTTCGTGATCTCGCCCGGCGCGCGGCTCACGTACCGCGACGGCGGCATGGGCGGGGACGATCTGTGCCGCTCGATCGTTCAGCAGGCGGGGGACATGTTGAACGAAGGGGGGTACGCGCACTTCCTCGCCAACTGGCAGCACGTGGAGGGCGAGGAGTGGACCGAGCGCGTCCGTTCCTGGGTGCCGCGTGGCTGTGACGCCTGGATCGTGCAGCGCGAGGTGCAGGACATCACGCAGTACGCGGAGTTGTGGCTGCGCGACGCCGGGGACCACCGCACCGATCCGGCGGAGTACGCGGCGCTGTACGACGCGTGGCTCGACGAGTTCGAGGCCCGCAAGGCCAAGGGCGTCGGCTTCGGCTGGATCACGCTGCGCAAGTCCGGGGCCGCCGAGCCGTCCGTGACCATCGAGGAGTGGCCGCACCCCGTCGAGCAGCCCCTCGGTGAGACGGTCCGGGCCCACTTCGCCCGCCAGGACTATCTGCGTGCCCACGACGACGCCGCGCTGCTCGCCGACCACTTCAAGCTCGCCGCCGACGTCGTGCAGGAGCAGGTCGGCATGCCCGGTGCCGAGGACCCGGAGCACGTCGTGCTGCGCCAGCACCGCGGCATGCGGCGGGCAACCCGCGTGGACACCGTGGGCGCGGGCTTCGCCGGCGTGTGTGACGGCACGCTCGGCGCCGGCCGCATCCTGGACGCCATCGCCCAGCTGATGGGCGAGGACCCGGTGGCGCTCCGGGACCGCACCCCGGCCCAGATCCGGCTCCTGGTGGAGCAGGGATTCCTGGAGCCGGTGGGGCAGCAGGGGCGGTAGGGACGGCCGTGGCGACCGGAGGCGCGTCTCGTGCGGGCTCCGGCCGGTCACGTACGCGGTGTGAGCGACTTCTGTACGCAACGTGACGAGTCCCTGTCACCACCGGGGGCCGATCCCCGTACCCACCCGGAGTCGGCCCTTCCGCGTATGGAACCGGCCATTGTCGTCCCGCCCCGCCGCCCCTCGTTCACCCGGATTTCGTGGTTCCGCCGCCTGGACGTGCCAGCGTCCGCAGCCGGGGCATCCCACAGATGTCACGTACGGGACTGCACGGGGAGGCCGGGCCATGGAGAGCGGACCAGCGATCTTCGCCGGGACGGTGTTCGCGCTGTTCGGCGCCGCGCTGCTGCTGTGGACCGGCACCCGGGTCGCCCATCGCGCCCCGGTGGCGCACGGGGTGCAGCAGACGGCCGCCGCGGCCCTGGCCACCTTGGCGGGCTGCGGCGCCCTGGCCCTGGCGGTGTGGTCCTTCACACGCATGTGAGGCCGGGCGGGCGGCGCGTCCGCCCCCGGCCGTCGGCCCGCTCCACGCATGCTCCTGCCCGGGACACGGGAGAGAGACCGCGGCAGGCCGTCGGCGAGCGCACAGCGCGACCACAACCACCGGGCGGTCGATGCGCGCCGGGCCCGGCCACCGTGCACGGTTCAAGGCCCCGCGGCCAGCCCAGGCGGCAGGAATGGCGGTAGTCGGGTTACCGTTCGAGTGGCCGTTGCGAGCTTTTCCCGTTTGACACGGGGGCGGGATGTACCGTCACACTCCGCAGCGACAGCGCAACCGCAAGCGCCGTCACGGCGACCCTTCAGGGGGCGCCGGGCACCGTACTGCCAACCGAGTGTCGACCGGAGAGAAGAGCGAAGTTGTCCCCGACCAGCGAGACCGCACAGGGCGGCCGCCGACTCGTCATCGTCGAGTCGCCTGCCAAGGCGAAGACGATCAAGGGCTACCTCGGCCCCGGCTACACCGTCGAGGCGAGCGTCGGGCACATCCGTGACCTTCCCAACGGCGCCGCCGAGGTCCCCGAGAAGTACACGGGCGAGGTGCGCCGCCTCGGCGTGGACGTCGAGCACGACTTCCAGCCCATTTACGTCGTCAACGCCGACAAGAAGGCCCAGGTCAAGAAGCTCAAGGACCTCCTCAAGGAGTCCGACGAACTCTTCCTCGCCACCGATGAGGACCGCGAGGGCGAAGCCATCGCGTGGCACCTCCTCGAGGTCCTGAAGCCCAAGGTGCCGGTCAAGCGCATGGTGTTCCACGAGATCACCAAGGACGCGATCCAGGGCGCCGTCCGCAACCCGCGCGAGCTCAACCAGCGCATGGTCGACGCCCAGGAGACCCGCCGCATCCTCGACCGCCTGTACGGCTACGAGGTCTCGCCGGTGCTCTGGAAGAAGGTCATGCCGCGGCTCTCGGCGGGCCGCGTGCAGTCCGTGGCGACCCGGCTCGTCGTCGAGCGCGAGCGCGAGCGCATCGCCTTCCGCTCCGCCGAGTACTGGGACCTGACGGGCACCTTCGGCACCGGCCGCGGCGGCGACGCGAGCGACCCCTCGCAGCTCGTGGCCCGCCTCACCACGGTCGACGGCAAGCGCGTCGCCCAGGGCCGCGACTTCGACTCCGTCGGGCAGCTCAAGAGCCAGAACACGCTCCACCTGGACGAGGCGAACGCCCGCGCGCTCGCCGCCGCCCTGGAGCAGACCGCGTTCTCGGTCCGCTCGGTCGAGTCCAAGCCGTACCGCCGCTCGCCGTACGCCCCGTTCCGTACGACGACGATGCAGCAGGAGGCCTCGCGCAAGCTCGGCTTCGGCGCGAAGGCCACCATGCAGGTGGCCCAGAAGCTGTACGAGAACGGCTTCATCACCTATATGCGTACGGACTCCACGACGCTGTCCGACACGGCGGTCACGGCGGCCCGCACGCAGGTCACGCAGCTGTACGGCAGCGACTACCTGCCGGACAAGCCGCGCACCTACGCCGGGAAGGTCAAGAACGCGCAGGAGGCGCACGAGGCGATCCGACCGTCGGGTGATCGTTTCCGCACGCCCGCCGAGACCGGTCTGACCGGCGATCAGTTCCGGCTCTACGAGCTGATCTGGAAGCGGACCGTCGCCTCCCAGATGAAGGACGCGACGGGCAACTCGGTCACCGTGAAGATCGGCGGCCGGGCCGCCGACGGCCGCGACGCCGAGTTCAGCGCGTCCGGCAAGACCATCACCTTCCACGGCTTCCTCAAGGCCTACGTAGAGGGCGCCGACGACCCGAACGCCGAGCTGGACGACCGCGAGCGCCGCCTTCCGCAGGTCTCCGAGGGCGACCCGCTGTCCGCCGACGACATGTCCGTCGACGGCCACGCCACCAAGCCCCCGGCCCGCTACACCGAGGCCTCCCTGGTCAAGGAGCTGGAAGAGCGCGAGATCGGCCGCCCGTCGACGTACGCGTCGATCATCGGCACGATCCTGGACCGCGGCTACGTCTTCAAGAAGGGCACGGCCTTGGTGCCGTCCTTCCTCTCCTTCGCCGTGGTGAACCTCCTGGAGAAGCACTTCGGGCGGCTCGTCGACTACGACTTCACCGCCCGCATGGAGGACGACCTCGACCGCATCGCGCGCGGCGAGGCCCAGGCCGTGCCGTGGCTGCGGCGCTTCTACTTCGGCGAGGGCGACGGCATCGGTACGAGCGGTGCCGCCGACGCCGGGAACGGCGACGGCGACCACCTCGGCGGCCTCAAGGAGCTCGTCACCGACCTGGGCGCGATCGACGCCCGCGAGGTGTCGTCCTTCCCCGTCGGCGACGACATCGTGCTGCGCGTCGGCCGCTACGGCCCCTACGTGGAGCGCGGTGAGAAGGACTCCGAGAACCATCAGCGCGCGGACGTCCCGGACGACCTGGCTCCGGACGAGCTGACGGTCGCGTACGCGGAGGAGCTGCTCGCCAAGCCGAGCGGTGACTTCCAGCTCGGCACGGACCCGGAGACGGGCCGCGAAATCATCGCCAAGGACGGCCGCTACGGCCCGTACGTCACCGAGGTGCTCCCCGAGGGCACTCCGAAGACCGGCAAGAACGCGGTCAAGCCGCGCACGGCCTCGCTCTTCAAGACGATGTCCCTGGACACGGTGACGCTCGCGGACGCGCTCAAGCTGATGTCGCTGCCGCGCGTCGTCGGCACCGACGCCGAGGGCGTCGAGATCACCGCCCAGAACGGCCGCTACGGCCCGTATCTGAAGAAGGGCACCGACTCGCGCTCCCTGGAGAGTGAGGACCAGCTCTTCACCATCACCCTCGACGAGGCCCTGGAGATCTACTCCAAGCCGAAGCAGCGCGGCCGCGCCGCCGCGAAGCCGCCGCTCAAGGAGCTCGGCGAGGACCCGGTCAGCGGCAAGCCCGTCGTCGTCAAGGACGGCCGCTTCGGCCCGTACGTGACGGACGGCGAGACCAACGCGACGCTGCGCGCGGCCGACTCCGTGGAGGACATCACCCCGGAGCGCGGCTTCGAGCTGCTCGCGGAGAAGCGGGCGAAGGGTCCCGCGAAGAAGACCGCCAAGAAGGCCGTGAAGAAGGCTCCCGCGAAGAAGACGGCGGCCAAGAAGACCGCCGCCAAGAAAACGACGGCAAAGAAGACGGCTGCCAAGAAGACGACGACTACGAAGAAGGCCGTCGCCAAGAAGACCGCCGCCGCGGAGACCACCGACTGACCGTCGGAGACCACCGACTGACCGTCGGCCCGCCGTAGGCCTGCTCCCGCGAGCCCCTGACCGTTCCCGGTCAGGGGCTCGCGTGGTTCCGAGCGCCCCGGCGGACCTCCGGTACTCCCCGCGGGCGACGCCCGTATGTTCGGGCGTCGCCGCTGTGAAGGCTCGGCCTCCAGATAGGCTGGACGGATGACGCGTGCCGAGCAGCCACCCGCCATGACCACGGTTCCCGACGATTCCCTGGCGGCGGATTCCCGCGAGCGCGCGGTGCGGGCCCTGTTGCGCGTACCGCAGCTGAAGCGGTTGTGGAGCGCGCACCTCGTCGGGAGCGTCGGTGACGCCCTGGCGCTGCTCGTCCTCGTCGTCCTCGGGCTCCAGGCGGCCATCGCCGAAGGGTCCTTCGGCGGCGGCTACCGCGGCGTGTCGATCGCCGTGACCGCCGTCTTCGGAGCCCGCGTCCTCGCGACGCTGCTCTTCGGGGCGGTCCTGCTCGGCCCGCTCACCACCCTCACCTCGCCGGACGGGCCCCTGGACCGTCGCTGGACCATGATCGGCGCCGACGGCGTGCGCGCCGCGCTCCTCGTCTGCGCGCCCCTGTGGATCGTCTGGACACCGGCCAACGCGCTCGCGCTGCTCCTGGTCACCTCCTTCGTCGTCGGCGTCAGCGAGCGCTTCTGGACGGTCGCCCGCGAGAGCGCCGCGCCCGCGCTGCTGCCCAACCCGCCGCCGGAGGGCGCCGCCGTGCGCCCGCTGCCCGACCACCTGGACGCGCTGCGGCGCCTTTCGCTGCGCACGGGGTTCGTGGCGCTGCCCCTGGCCGCCGTCGTCCTCGTCGCGGTCGGTCTCGTCAGCAACCTGCTCGGCTCGGGCGTCGACTGGTTCGAGCGGCACCAGGTCGGGCTCGCCTCGTTCGTCGCCGCCGGGCTCTTCGCCGCGTCCGCCTCGGTCGTGTACGCCATCCGGCTGCCCGGCACGCAGACGCCGCGCCCGCGCAGCCCCCTGGAGGGCCTGCGCAGGCCCCGTACCGGAACCGGCACCGACAAGGGCCGTACCGGCGCGATCCCGCTGCTCGTCGCCGCCTGCACCGCCGTCGCCGGAGCGGTCGCCGCGGCCGTCGCGGTCACCGTGCTGCACGCCAAGGACCTCCAGGGCGGGCCGGTCACGTACGGCCTGTTCGTCTTCGCGCTGACCGGTGGCACGGTCGCCGGCATCCGTCTCGCGCCCGCGCTGCTGCCCTCGCTGTCGCGCCGCCGCCTTTTCGCCCTCGCCATCGCCGTGACCGGTGTCGCCCTCCTCGCCGCCGGCCTCGTGCCGGACCTGACGAGCGTGCTGCTGATCCTGCTGCTCGCGGGCGTGGCGGCGGGCGTCGCCGCGAACACCGGGCACGCGCTCCTCGACCAGGAGGTCGAGGACTACCGCAGGGCCCGCACCACCGAGCACCTCCAGGCGGCCGTACGCCTCTTCGTGGCGCTCGCCGTACTGGTGGCGCCGCTGCTGGCCGCGGTCATCGGGCCGCACCGGATGGTCAACGGCAAGTTCGTGTTCGACCACGGGGGCGCCTCCTTCACGCTGATGCTGGTCGGCGCGCTGCTCCTGCCGGTGGCCGCGCTCGTCCTCGCCAAGGCCGACGACCGGCAGGGCGTGCCGCTGCGCCACGACCTGCGGGACGCGCTGCGCGGCGGCGACGACCCGGTGCAGACGCCCGCCGACTCCGGCTTCTTCATCGCCCTGGAGGGCGGCGACGGCGCCGGGAAGTCCACCCAGGCCGAGGCGCTCGCCGACTGGATCCGGGCCAAGGGCCACGAGGTCGTCGTCACGCGTGAGCCGGGCGCCACGCCCGTCGGCAAGCGGCTGCGGTCGATCCTGCTCGACGTGTCGTCGGCCGGTCTCTCGCACCGTGCCGAGGCGCTGCTGTACGCCGCCGACCGCGCGGAGCACGTCGACACCGTCGTACGGCCCGCCCTCGCGCGCGGGGCCGTGGTGATCTCCGACCGGTACATCGACTCGTCCGTCGCGTACCAGGGCGCGGGCCGCGACCTGTCGCCCACCGAGGTGGCCCGCATCAACCGCTGGGCCACGGGCGGCCTCGTCCCGCATCTGACGGTCCTGCTCGACGTGGCGCCCGAGGCTGCGCGCGAGCGCTTCACCGAGGCGCCCGACCGCCTGGAGTCGGAGCCCGCCGAGTTCCACGCGCGCGTGCGGTCCGGCTTCCTCACCCTCGCCGCCGCCGACCCCGGGCGCTACCTGGTCGTGGACGCGGCCCAGGAGCCGGAGGCCGTCACGACGGTCATCCGGCACCGGCTCGACGTCGTACTGCCGCTCTCCGAAGCCGAGATCAAGGCCCAGGAAGAGGCCCGTCGCAAGGCCGAGGAGGAGGCCCGGCGCCGCGCCGAGGAGGAGGCGGCCCGCAAGGCCGAGGAGGAGCGCAAGGAGCGCGAGCGCCAGGAGCAGCTCGCCAAGCTGCGCGCCGAGGAAGAGGAGCGCAAGCGGCGCGAGCTGGAGGAGGCCCAGCGCCGCGAGGCCGAGCGCCAGGCGGAGGAGGCCCGGCAGCGCGCCGAGGAGGCCCGCCGCAAGGCCGAGGAGGAGGCCAAGCGCCGCGCCGAGGAAGAGGCGGCCCGCAAGGCCGAGGAGGAAGCGCGGCGGCGCGCCGAGGAAGAGGCCCGGCGCAAGGCCGAGGAAGAGGCCCGGCTGCGTGCCGAGGCGGAGGCCCGGCGCCTGGAGAAGCAGCGCAAGGCGGAGGAGGCGCTGCGGCGGGCGGAGGAGGCCCGGCGCCTTGCGGAGGCGGCTGCCTCCGCGGCGGCGTCCGCGGCGGTGACGGGCTCGGCCGCGGAGGCGCCGCCGGCTCCGGCCCGTGCTCCGGCCTCGGCTTCGGCTTCGCCTGAGCCGCCCGCGCGTCCTGCCCAGGCGCCGAAGCTGGACAAGCGGTCGTCTTCGGGCGCGCGGCCCTCGTCGGCCGAGCAGCCTTCTTCGGCCCGACAGTCCTCGTCGGCCGGACAGCCCGCCTCGGCCGAGTCCGACAGGCCGACCTCGCCCGACAACGAGACCACCGTGGCGACGCCGGTCGTCGACCCGAAGGCGCTGGGCGCCGCCGACGAGACGGCGAAGCTGCCGCAGGCCACGCAGGGCGCGGTACCGGGCTCCGCCGACGAGACCACCGTGCTTCCGCAGGTGAGTGTGGACGGAGCGGCGGATGAGACGACGGTCCTTCCGGCACTGCGGGACGACGCGGCCGTACCGGACAGCGCGCCTGTACGCGACGACGCGCCCGTACGGGACGACGTGGCGGACCGGGTCCCGCCCGGCTACTTCCGCGACGAGCGCGCCCATGCCGACGCGCGGGACGACCTCGGCCCGAACGACCGCACGCGCGAGCTGCCGCAGGTCGACGAGAACGGCACCCCGCGCCGTCAGCGCTCCGAGTGGGCGGAGGAGACGCCGATGGACGACCTGCCGTCGCTCGCCGACGAACTCCTCGGGTCGCACGAGGACGAGCCGGAGGAGCGGGGCAGGCGGCGCCGCCGCTGACTGCGGGGCCGCTGACCGGGCGGCCGCGCAAAGGCCCAGGTCAACGAGTGCGCGGCCGGGGTTGTCAGTGCCGTGCCCCACAATGAGTTCCGACAGCGCGACGTGCCTGACGTGCCTGGTGACGGTCACGCACGTGGTGAAGGAGGCGCGCGTACGACGGTGACGTGTGCGCGAAGGCAAGGCGAAGGCGGTGACCCATGCCGGTATGGGACGACCTGGTGGGCCAGGAGAAGGTGAGCGTCCAGCTCGCGGCCGCCGCACGTGACGCCGATGCCTTGGTCACCGCCGCCGACACCGGCGTTCCCGTGCCCGAGTCGTCGAAGATGACGCACGCCTGGCTGTTCACGGGCCCGCCCGGCTCCGGCCGGGCCGACACCGCCCGCGCCTTCGCCGCGGCCCTGCAGTGCGTGAGCCCGGACCGCGCGCTCGGGGGCGAGCCCGGCTGCGGCTTCTGCGACGGCTG is a window from the Streptomyces spectabilis genome containing:
- a CDS encoding small secreted protein is translated as MEGTNPVNKKLAAALSGGAVLVLALSGCSDDDGNKKLDDWAKKVCDTAVQAQSKKIADANAAIKKQTADNSSPEEVKKTDSQAFQDISDAYKERSAALKKAGAPPVDDGEKKLNAAVKELDGLSKSYAGLKTQTDKLDTKNQSAFADDLAKVAEELGKLSKSENTAQKQLEAGDVGKAMREQDSCKAGSSPSAS
- a CDS encoding class I SAM-dependent methyltransferase, which codes for MPTLPPGPAEQGPPSEPTPHQHRDVAESFGADADRYDRARPGYPQDLVDRVVAASPGPDVVDVGTGTGIAARQFQATGCRVLGVEPDARMAALARRRGLSVEVAAFEGWEPAGRAFDAVVSGQAWHWVDPVAGAAKAARTLRPGGRLAVFWNAGEPPAGLMEAFAGVYSRVLPDSLAARQWTMSAGDAYAALVLKAADGMRAASAFGAPEEWRFTWERDYTRDEWLDQLPTTGGHTGLPAARLEEVLAGVGAAVDAAGGGFTMRYTTVVATAVRT
- a CDS encoding TetR/AcrR family transcriptional regulator — translated: MPTGVAIRDAREQLFDAAERVLLRDGPSALTSRAVTTEAGCAKGVLHRHFADFDAFLAELVLDRVARVDRQAAVLRASAGTGTVVGNLSGALTELFGSVAVAVVGLVTSRDELRARLRQVRPTGVPVLAEATAMVVAYLCAERERGRLAAYADVDTLAPTLIGAGHLLFADRKGAPPEPEAVEKVVRTVVAGVVRGPSA
- a CDS encoding DUF7059 domain-containing protein, which translates into the protein MPLSERSDVTARLREALLGADFTADGLLELLGASAYAALARSETVPALRATRGDGDLETLVRLFLLQRSVPRARVERVLPVGPLLESGWLAEDRAAGEGGDLKATVDVRPYGGPDGEDWFIVSDLGCAVGGAGGIGSRDEGVVLGVGGASTTLAGVTVRTPVASALDVGTGSGIQALHAAQHATRVTATDLNPRALHITRLTLALSGAPDADLREGSLYQPVEGETYDLIVSNPPFVISPGARLTYRDGGMGGDDLCRSIVQQAGDMLNEGGYAHFLANWQHVEGEEWTERVRSWVPRGCDAWIVQREVQDITQYAELWLRDAGDHRTDPAEYAALYDAWLDEFEARKAKGVGFGWITLRKSGAAEPSVTIEEWPHPVEQPLGETVRAHFARQDYLRAHDDAALLADHFKLAADVVQEQVGMPGAEDPEHVVLRQHRGMRRATRVDTVGAGFAGVCDGTLGAGRILDAIAQLMGEDPVALRDRTPAQIRLLVEQGFLEPVGQQGR
- the topA gene encoding type I DNA topoisomerase — its product is MSPTSETAQGGRRLVIVESPAKAKTIKGYLGPGYTVEASVGHIRDLPNGAAEVPEKYTGEVRRLGVDVEHDFQPIYVVNADKKAQVKKLKDLLKESDELFLATDEDREGEAIAWHLLEVLKPKVPVKRMVFHEITKDAIQGAVRNPRELNQRMVDAQETRRILDRLYGYEVSPVLWKKVMPRLSAGRVQSVATRLVVERERERIAFRSAEYWDLTGTFGTGRGGDASDPSQLVARLTTVDGKRVAQGRDFDSVGQLKSQNTLHLDEANARALAAALEQTAFSVRSVESKPYRRSPYAPFRTTTMQQEASRKLGFGAKATMQVAQKLYENGFITYMRTDSTTLSDTAVTAARTQVTQLYGSDYLPDKPRTYAGKVKNAQEAHEAIRPSGDRFRTPAETGLTGDQFRLYELIWKRTVASQMKDATGNSVTVKIGGRAADGRDAEFSASGKTITFHGFLKAYVEGADDPNAELDDRERRLPQVSEGDPLSADDMSVDGHATKPPARYTEASLVKELEEREIGRPSTYASIIGTILDRGYVFKKGTALVPSFLSFAVVNLLEKHFGRLVDYDFTARMEDDLDRIARGEAQAVPWLRRFYFGEGDGIGTSGAADAGNGDGDHLGGLKELVTDLGAIDAREVSSFPVGDDIVLRVGRYGPYVERGEKDSENHQRADVPDDLAPDELTVAYAEELLAKPSGDFQLGTDPETGREIIAKDGRYGPYVTEVLPEGTPKTGKNAVKPRTASLFKTMSLDTVTLADALKLMSLPRVVGTDAEGVEITAQNGRYGPYLKKGTDSRSLESEDQLFTITLDEALEIYSKPKQRGRAAAKPPLKELGEDPVSGKPVVVKDGRFGPYVTDGETNATLRAADSVEDITPERGFELLAEKRAKGPAKKTAKKAVKKAPAKKTAAKKTAAKKTTAKKTAAKKTTTTKKAVAKKTAAAETTD
- the tmk gene encoding dTMP kinase yields the protein MTRAEQPPAMTTVPDDSLAADSRERAVRALLRVPQLKRLWSAHLVGSVGDALALLVLVVLGLQAAIAEGSFGGGYRGVSIAVTAVFGARVLATLLFGAVLLGPLTTLTSPDGPLDRRWTMIGADGVRAALLVCAPLWIVWTPANALALLLVTSFVVGVSERFWTVARESAAPALLPNPPPEGAAVRPLPDHLDALRRLSLRTGFVALPLAAVVLVAVGLVSNLLGSGVDWFERHQVGLASFVAAGLFAASASVVYAIRLPGTQTPRPRSPLEGLRRPRTGTGTDKGRTGAIPLLVAACTAVAGAVAAAVAVTVLHAKDLQGGPVTYGLFVFALTGGTVAGIRLAPALLPSLSRRRLFALAIAVTGVALLAAGLVPDLTSVLLILLLAGVAAGVAANTGHALLDQEVEDYRRARTTEHLQAAVRLFVALAVLVAPLLAAVIGPHRMVNGKFVFDHGGASFTLMLVGALLLPVAALVLAKADDRQGVPLRHDLRDALRGGDDPVQTPADSGFFIALEGGDGAGKSTQAEALADWIRAKGHEVVVTREPGATPVGKRLRSILLDVSSAGLSHRAEALLYAADRAEHVDTVVRPALARGAVVISDRYIDSSVAYQGAGRDLSPTEVARINRWATGGLVPHLTVLLDVAPEAARERFTEAPDRLESEPAEFHARVRSGFLTLAAADPGRYLVVDAAQEPEAVTTVIRHRLDVVLPLSEAEIKAQEEARRKAEEEARRRAEEEAARKAEEERKERERQEQLAKLRAEEEERKRRELEEAQRREAERQAEEARQRAEEARRKAEEEAKRRAEEEAARKAEEEARRRAEEEARRKAEEEARLRAEAEARRLEKQRKAEEALRRAEEARRLAEAAASAAASAAVTGSAAEAPPAPARAPASASASPEPPARPAQAPKLDKRSSSGARPSSAEQPSSARQSSSAGQPASAESDRPTSPDNETTVATPVVDPKALGAADETAKLPQATQGAVPGSADETTVLPQVSVDGAADETTVLPALRDDAAVPDSAPVRDDAPVRDDVADRVPPGYFRDERAHADARDDLGPNDRTRELPQVDENGTPRRQRSEWAEETPMDDLPSLADELLGSHEDEPEERGRRRRR